The region ttTCAACACTTTCTTGTATTTATCAGTATCCAAGCAGAATATTTTTTGGCAGTGAGGATTAGAGTTTATATTGGATTATCTATCTAGTATTTAGGATTTTTGAGTTCTTTGTTGATGCGTCTATTAAACAAAATAGAAAAGGGGGTTTCCCTCCAAAACCTTGTTCTTTCACTGCAAACATTTTCTCCATTTCTCATTCACAATGCCCTGTTTTTCATTCAAGCCTATTATCAAGTAAGTATTTATTCTTGGCAGGAAGAGAATTAGTCTATCCCATTAATCTCTTGAACCTAAAGATTTTTCATGCCCTATTTTCAGGTAAAAGTGTAAAGCATGCACAGAGTTAATCAAAGGAGAACAGGGTTGAAATGCCTATTGAAACCCCACTTATTGGTCAAACAGATCAAAATACTGACAATTCTCCAAGTTCTGGGATTTACTTGCGCAAGCCTACCACCCCTGATCGTCTTAAGGTCCCCAAGGCATTTAAGTACCCAGAAAGGTAACTAAACTAGTTTGTAATCATTCTTAAATATAATATTAGGCCTTCATGCTAGAACCAGAAAGGGAGCGTAACATTTGCCACCTATTAAAAAACAACTCAAGGTccgtgtgtgtatatatatatatttattgatattaatataaaAGAAAAAGGTTTAATTGAGTTCAAGTTGTTCAACCATATCAATGGGAATTTTATTGGAGCCGATTCCATTAACCATGTGTATGTAATTCTACTTTGGTGATTGGATTGATGGGATACTATGTAGCTTTGGAATGCTTGTGACTTAGATTATCATAAACTGTTACAAATCAGACTTAACCACTGTGATAGCTTAATGCATATATAGACAATAAAATTCAAGTGGATCTAACCATTGACATCATCATGTGCTTGCAGGAATGCCAAACATGCCTTGGATTTCCTAGAAATTTTGAAGAAGAAACCTAAGCTGCAGGGATTTATAGAAAGATGGTATTTGACTTCTCATTTCCCACTTAAGTCACTACTTAAAAGAGTTAAGAAATAGAAATATTTACTGGTTTTGTTTTTGCAGGTCACATGTGTACATTTTTTAGAAACTATGATTTTCTaagaaatagaaataaaatatgtTTGCAGCTTAAGTATCCACCGAGACACTGAAATGTTTTAGTCAAATTGTGAAGCGCGTGCAAAACAAGAATGTGGATTAATTCTTTAATCAAGtcaagttcttgctctgtttctGGGATTAAGTCTCAGATGCGTGATAGGATTTTCCTGTCAATTGGTTAGCCAAACAACAAAAATAGCAAAGAAATGAATGAAGAAAATCGCCTCTATATTGCAAAACCAGGTATTCAAGAGCCTGGACTCTCCCAATGGGGAGATACAACCTTACCAATTACTTCCTGTCTACAATCAGCTTTCTCTCTCCCTATTATACACTACCCCACTAATATTACTGTGTACCCTATACCCACCCAAACTCCTCTCACACAACTAACTCATAACCAACTCTAATACAAATAATCAGTTGCTGCCAACCTACCTTAGGTTCTCCTATTCTTTCTAGCTTACACATACGTAAGAGGTGGCTTATCAATACAACCTGCCAAAAgtttcaccttgtcctcaaggtgaaatTCAGGAAATTGCTCCTAGATTACATGGAAATCCTCCCAAGTGGTTTCGAATTCTGGCAGATTCACCCACTTTATCAATGCCT is a window of Humulus lupulus chromosome 4, drHumLupu1.1, whole genome shotgun sequence DNA encoding:
- the LOC133831260 gene encoding uncharacterized protein LOC133831260; the protein is MPIETPLIGQTDQNTDNSPSSGIYLRKPTTPDRLKVPKAFKYPERNAKHALDFLEILKKKPKLQGFIERWNAKHALDFLEVLKKKHKK